Proteins encoded within one genomic window of Citricoccus muralis:
- a CDS encoding DUF262 domain-containing protein, with product MSFQTPRSIEEMLTAIHKREYLMPAIQREFVWGADQITKLVDSLMRGYPVGSFLLWDVKPETAQSYTFYEFLTNYHERDNPYADKATVPAGSGTTAVLDGQQRLTSLNIALYGSFAEKKKYAWWNSADAFPVKRLYLNLVDEPDDEELGTKYDLRFLTDREASPADGEADKWFRVGAVLDLASAGPAIMRELEQRGIAGSADAFQRLYDLYEAVRVLKPMNYFLVTDQDADKVLEIFVRVNSGGTTLSYSDLLLSMATNQWQELDAREEVRSLVSEINSNAGRQFSFSKDVVLKTALTIADVDVRFKVTNFTQGNMAKVEAAWPQIKGALLRAATLLQQFGYNERNLTANSVIVPVAHYLHLRGAGDSYLDSTADAADRLALQRWVTRSLVKRGIWGSGLDTLLTRIRDVLRTNSTNGFPVAAVEEAMAAVGKSLAFDNAEIDELLNLKYAGQRTFSVLSVLYPGLDLSKKFHEDHIFPKSRFTKKKLLDAGIPLDSIDDYLAAVNLLPNLQLLAGTANIEKQDGLPAQWIDTAFPSEDKRATYLTENDLDGLPLDLADFTSFFEERKQRIRTRLLAALGTTPGAPEEAALS from the coding sequence ATGTCGTTCCAGACCCCGCGCAGCATCGAGGAGATGCTGACCGCTATCCACAAGCGCGAGTACCTGATGCCTGCGATCCAGCGAGAGTTCGTCTGGGGTGCCGATCAGATCACCAAGCTCGTCGATAGCCTCATGCGCGGGTACCCCGTCGGGTCCTTCCTGCTCTGGGACGTCAAGCCTGAAACCGCGCAGTCGTACACGTTCTACGAGTTCCTGACGAACTACCACGAGCGCGATAACCCCTACGCGGACAAGGCGACTGTTCCCGCCGGGAGCGGTACGACGGCGGTGCTCGATGGACAGCAGCGGCTCACCTCCCTGAACATCGCGCTGTACGGCAGTTTCGCGGAGAAGAAGAAGTACGCGTGGTGGAACAGTGCGGACGCGTTTCCCGTCAAACGCCTCTACCTCAACCTCGTCGACGAGCCCGACGATGAGGAACTCGGCACGAAGTACGACCTGCGGTTCCTCACCGACCGGGAGGCCTCCCCGGCGGACGGCGAGGCAGACAAGTGGTTCCGGGTCGGAGCAGTCCTCGATCTCGCCAGCGCCGGCCCTGCGATCATGCGCGAGCTGGAGCAACGGGGCATCGCCGGATCGGCTGACGCGTTCCAGCGGCTCTACGACCTGTACGAGGCGGTGCGGGTTCTCAAGCCGATGAACTACTTCCTGGTCACCGATCAGGACGCCGACAAGGTGCTCGAAATCTTCGTCCGCGTCAACAGCGGCGGCACCACGCTCTCCTACTCCGATCTGCTGCTGTCGATGGCGACGAACCAGTGGCAAGAGCTGGATGCTCGTGAGGAAGTCCGCTCGCTGGTCTCCGAGATCAACAGCAACGCCGGCCGCCAGTTCTCGTTCTCCAAGGATGTGGTGCTGAAGACCGCGCTGACGATCGCGGACGTGGATGTGCGGTTCAAGGTCACCAACTTCACCCAAGGGAACATGGCCAAGGTGGAGGCAGCCTGGCCGCAGATCAAGGGGGCCTTGCTGCGTGCTGCGACGCTGCTTCAGCAGTTCGGGTACAACGAGCGCAACCTCACCGCGAACAGTGTGATCGTCCCGGTCGCGCACTACCTGCACTTGCGGGGTGCGGGCGACTCGTACCTCGATTCCACTGCTGACGCCGCCGACAGGCTCGCCCTTCAACGGTGGGTGACCCGCTCGCTGGTCAAGCGCGGCATCTGGGGGTCGGGGCTCGACACGCTCCTCACCCGCATCCGCGATGTCCTCCGCACCAACTCGACGAACGGCTTCCCGGTTGCGGCGGTCGAGGAGGCGATGGCGGCCGTCGGCAAGAGCCTCGCGTTCGACAACGCCGAGATCGACGAACTGCTCAACCTCAAGTACGCCGGCCAGCGAACGTTCTCCGTCCTCTCGGTCCTGTACCCCGGGCTGGACTTGAGCAAGAAGTTCCACGAAGACCACATCTTCCCCAAGTCACGGTTCACCAAGAAGAAGCTCCTCGACGCCGGGATTCCGCTCGACAGCATCGATGACTACCTCGCGGCCGTGAACCTCCTGCCGAACCTCCAGCTGCTCGCCGGGACCGCCAACATCGAGAAGCAAGACGGCCTACCTGCGCAGTGGATTGACACCGCCTTCCCGAGCGAGGACAAGCGAGCCACCTACCTCACCGAGAACGACCTCGACGGCCTTCCGCTCGATCTGGCCGACTTCACATCGTTCTTCGAGGAGCGCAAGCAGCGAATCCGGACCCGCCTACTCGCCGCTCTGGGAACAACACCGGGCGCACCGGAGGAAGCGGCTCTCTCCTAG
- a CDS encoding DNA cytosine methyltransferase translates to MHDLDASGESRLRIGSLFSGYGGLDLAVEHVFNATTVWFSELNAPVARVFSHHWPDAPNLGDITAIDWRHVEPVDILIGGFPCQDVSTVGKRAGLAPGTRSGLWAHMAIAIDALQPEWVVIENVRGLLSSPATRPPAEGDDNERRNPGDATPDDATLRILEPDPWRLGDNAARPLRALGAVLGDLADLRLDARWIGLPASLVGAPHQRFRIFALARRTVPHSAGDGLIARWRNARPGASEARDDRPVAPDHRLRAPRTGWLTEQARRIGDAVVPDRRTVQRWGRYADAITRWEHITGRPAPAPALLNYAEGPRPAPAFVEWLMGLPIGWVADSDDLTQNQQLTALGNGVLPLQAVSALSLLAA, encoded by the coding sequence ATGCACGACCTTGACGCCAGCGGCGAATCACGACTCAGGATCGGCTCGCTGTTCAGCGGCTACGGCGGCCTCGACCTCGCCGTCGAGCACGTATTCAACGCCACGACCGTGTGGTTCTCCGAACTCAACGCGCCCGTCGCTCGCGTCTTCTCCCACCACTGGCCCGACGCACCGAACCTCGGTGACATCACGGCCATCGACTGGCGTCATGTCGAGCCTGTGGACATCCTCATCGGAGGGTTCCCATGCCAAGACGTGTCCACCGTCGGCAAGCGCGCCGGCCTCGCTCCTGGCACGCGCTCGGGTCTGTGGGCGCACATGGCCATAGCCATCGACGCGCTCCAGCCCGAATGGGTCGTCATCGAGAACGTCCGCGGGCTGCTGTCCTCACCCGCAACGCGGCCACCCGCAGAAGGAGACGACAATGAACGACGCAACCCCGGCGACGCAACCCCCGATGACGCAACCCTTCGCATCCTGGAACCCGACCCGTGGCGTCTGGGAGACAACGCAGCTCGACCTCTACGGGCTCTCGGCGCCGTTCTCGGCGATCTGGCCGACCTGCGGCTGGATGCACGATGGATCGGCCTACCGGCTTCCCTTGTCGGCGCTCCCCACCAACGCTTCCGCATCTTCGCCCTCGCCCGGCGCACTGTTCCGCACTCCGCTGGCGACGGACTCATCGCGCGGTGGAGAAACGCTCGACCAGGTGCGAGCGAGGCGCGGGACGATCGCCCTGTCGCACCAGATCATCGACTTCGCGCTCCACGGACCGGCTGGCTCACCGAACAGGCGAGGCGAATCGGAGACGCTGTGGTCCCTGATCGACGGACTGTTCAGCGCTGGGGACGCTATGCCGACGCCATCACCCGCTGGGAACACATCACCGGACGCCCCGCGCCAGCGCCAGCCCTCCTGAACTACGCGGAGGGCCCCCGCCCGGCACCAGCATTCGTCGAATGGCTCATGGGCCTCCCGATTGGGTGGGTTGCGGACAGCGACGACCTGACGCAGAACCAGCAGCTCACCGCGCTCGGCAACGGCGTGCTACCTCTCCAGGCCGTGTCCGCACTGTCGCTGCTCGCCGCGTGA
- the mobF gene encoding MobF family relaxase, with translation MTVSMRVMSAGDGYKYLLKTVAAADGNRPLSTPLTRYYMEEGTPPGRWLGAGVAALGKGEIQVGDRVSEHQLQLLMGTGHDPITDEPLGRAFPTYKSQDERIEARIADLDPTMTPGAKGEAVAQIVAEETARSTRRAVAGFDFTFSIPKSASVLWAVADAGVQALIAEAHHRAVAEVVAFMEREVAATRTGATAGDGAVAQVDVTGLIATAFDHFDSRAGDPHLHTHVVISNKAKTVLDGKWRSLDGRPMHAAVVALSELHEAVFADHMTRTFGVSWEAREMGRDRNPAWAITGVPEELVAEFSTRARHIDAEKNRLIDEYVAQHGRQPSNATILKLRAQATLTTRPEKQVRSLADLTAEWRTRASKTLGQDATSWVREVTDNYKPMLLRADDVPLDVIGELGRTVVEVVGEKRSTWRRWNLMAEASRQTMGWRFATMQDREAIVPMIADAAELVSLRLTPPELAASPIVFRRPDGTSVFRPKSSTVFTSESQLAAEDRLLERAANLGGPTVPLATVEKITRRPDADGRMLGDDQAEAVIRIAVSGRMLDVLIGPAGAGKTTAMNALRRAWEAEHGTGSVVGLAPSAVAAQVLADDLGIATENTAKWWQNHLIHATRFEAGQLVIIDEASLAGTLSLDRITHLAQDAGAKVLLVGDYAQLQSVDAGGAFAMIARDRSDTPELVDVHRFTHAWEKTASLELRHGRTPAIDTYLTHERIQDGDGEAMTDAAYNAWRADRDAGLVSVLIAETHEDVTALNGRARADLILNRTLNPDREVELRDGTAAGVGDTIITRLNNRNLRTLAGRDWVRNGDIWTVTAVGDDGTITIARDYGTGTTIRDDGTIRARRRGRRFGGSILLPAGYVAEHVDLG, from the coding sequence ATGACGGTTTCGATGCGTGTGATGTCGGCGGGTGACGGCTACAAGTACCTGCTCAAGACGGTTGCGGCAGCCGACGGGAACAGGCCACTCTCCACGCCGCTCACTCGCTACTACATGGAGGAAGGCACCCCGCCTGGTCGTTGGCTCGGCGCGGGCGTAGCGGCCCTCGGTAAGGGCGAGATTCAGGTGGGTGACCGAGTATCGGAGCACCAGCTCCAGCTCCTGATGGGGACTGGCCATGATCCGATCACCGATGAGCCGCTCGGTCGTGCCTTCCCGACCTACAAGAGCCAGGACGAGCGGATCGAGGCGCGGATCGCCGACCTCGACCCGACGATGACGCCTGGGGCCAAGGGTGAGGCAGTCGCGCAGATCGTTGCCGAGGAGACTGCCCGGAGCACGCGACGCGCGGTGGCGGGCTTCGACTTCACCTTCTCCATCCCGAAGTCAGCATCAGTGCTGTGGGCCGTCGCCGATGCCGGAGTGCAGGCACTGATCGCCGAGGCACATCATCGAGCGGTTGCGGAGGTGGTTGCGTTCATGGAACGTGAGGTTGCAGCCACCCGCACGGGCGCAACAGCCGGGGACGGCGCGGTTGCGCAGGTCGATGTCACCGGGCTCATCGCGACCGCATTCGATCACTTCGACTCCCGCGCCGGCGACCCCCACCTCCACACGCACGTCGTCATCAGCAACAAGGCCAAGACCGTCCTCGATGGCAAGTGGCGCTCGCTCGACGGCAGACCGATGCACGCCGCCGTCGTCGCGCTCTCCGAACTACACGAAGCCGTGTTCGCCGACCACATGACCCGAACATTCGGCGTCTCCTGGGAAGCGCGCGAGATGGGCCGCGACCGGAACCCAGCATGGGCGATCACCGGCGTGCCGGAGGAGCTGGTCGCGGAGTTCTCCACCCGCGCCCGCCACATCGACGCGGAGAAGAACCGGCTCATCGACGAGTACGTTGCCCAGCACGGACGCCAACCATCGAACGCGACGATCCTCAAACTGCGAGCCCAAGCCACACTCACGACCCGCCCCGAGAAGCAGGTCCGATCCCTTGCCGACCTGACCGCCGAGTGGCGAACGCGAGCGAGCAAGACCCTGGGCCAGGACGCGACGTCGTGGGTGCGCGAGGTCACCGACAACTACAAGCCGATGCTCCTGCGTGCCGACGACGTGCCGCTCGACGTGATCGGCGAGCTGGGGCGCACGGTCGTCGAGGTGGTCGGTGAGAAGCGGTCGACCTGGCGGCGATGGAATCTCATGGCCGAGGCATCCCGGCAGACGATGGGGTGGCGGTTCGCCACCATGCAGGACCGGGAAGCGATCGTCCCGATGATCGCTGACGCCGCCGAGCTCGTCTCGCTGCGCCTGACCCCACCCGAGCTCGCCGCCTCCCCGATCGTGTTCCGCCGGCCCGACGGCACCTCGGTGTTCCGTCCGAAAAGCTCGACCGTGTTCACCTCCGAGTCCCAGCTCGCTGCCGAAGACAGACTCCTCGAACGAGCCGCCAACCTCGGCGGGCCGACGGTGCCGCTGGCAACCGTTGAAAAGATCACGCGCAGACCCGACGCGGATGGCCGGATGCTCGGCGACGACCAAGCAGAGGCGGTGATCCGCATCGCGGTGTCAGGACGGATGCTCGACGTGCTGATCGGCCCCGCCGGGGCGGGCAAGACCACCGCCATGAACGCGCTCCGCCGAGCGTGGGAAGCCGAACACGGCACCGGGTCCGTCGTCGGGCTCGCGCCGTCAGCGGTCGCTGCCCAGGTCCTCGCCGACGATCTCGGGATCGCGACGGAGAACACCGCGAAGTGGTGGCAGAACCACCTCATCCACGCCACCAGGTTCGAGGCGGGCCAGCTCGTCATCATCGACGAAGCATCCCTCGCCGGCACCCTGTCACTGGACCGAATCACCCACCTCGCTCAAGACGCGGGTGCGAAGGTGTTGCTGGTCGGCGACTATGCCCAACTGCAATCCGTGGACGCCGGCGGAGCGTTCGCGATGATCGCCAGAGACCGGTCCGACACCCCCGAACTGGTCGATGTTCACCGCTTCACCCACGCCTGGGAGAAGACCGCCTCACTCGAGCTACGCCACGGGCGCACCCCGGCCATCGACACCTACCTCACACACGAGCGCATCCAGGACGGCGACGGCGAGGCCATGACCGATGCCGCCTACAATGCCTGGCGCGCCGACCGCGACGCGGGGCTGGTGTCGGTGCTGATCGCCGAGACCCATGAAGACGTGACCGCGCTGAACGGTCGCGCCCGCGCCGACCTGATCCTCAACAGGACGCTGAACCCCGACCGCGAAGTCGAGCTGCGAGACGGGACCGCCGCAGGCGTCGGCGACACCATCATCACGCGACTCAACAACCGGAACCTCCGCACCCTGGCCGGTCGGGACTGGGTGCGCAACGGCGACATCTGGACCGTCACCGCCGTCGGCGA